DNA from candidate division KSB1 bacterium:
CCAAAAAAATTAAAAAATTCATCCCAAGGGTTAAAAAACTGTCGATAACGGATAATTTTAGCACTGGTAATGGTCACCACCCACGGTTTGACATTTTCAGCCACTTGAATATATGCTTGCTCAAGCTGAACCAGCGCATCGCTGCTGGATAGCTGTGGATCAGCAGGCATTATGCTCGCTGGGGAGTCCGCAGCTCGGTAATCAGCCTGGATACTCTTTGTCGCTGCTGGTTCGTTTGAAGCAAATCCATTGAAGATGAAATTAAAATTTGCTGAAATAATAAGGCCAGCAATTACACCGAGAATGCCGACCAATACCAGCAAGGCGATATTTCGGTTTGACATTGCCATCTCGTTTTCCTCCTAATGAAAATCTATTGATCGTCTTTGGTTGCTAATTTAACGATTCAAAGACAATTTTGTTGCGTTCTTGAACTTTTCTCAAAAAGCGCTGAAGCCGATCATCGCTCCATGCATAGCTTATCAGGTGTTTTAATCCCACAAAGAAGCAACCTGCATATTAATCGCTCAATTAAACCTGAAATGATCTAACCGCATTGGGTCATTGATTAGACCATTTTCTCCTATTACTTATTCCAGAAACTCTCAATAGAACCGACCATTGTTTTCAAATTGCTCGACGATTTTCCGTTCCTCCTCGGTCAAATTCGCCCGTCTGATGACCCGGATTGTGACGTATTGATCGCCAGTTCCTGTCTTGCTCTTGACTCCCAATCCTTTCAGCCGAAATGTTTTGCCGTCCTTGGTTCCAGGTGGGATTTTCAAATCGACTTTTTGATTATAGACTGTCTTCACGCGAATTTTGGTGCCTTTAATCGCCTGAATGATATCTAATGGCACTTCACAATAAATATCGTTTCCCTCTCGCCTAAAGAAACGATGAGGAGCTATATGCAGGGTGATGTAAATATCGCCTCGCGGCCCATCTTTGATCCCTGCAGCACCCTGGCCTTTCAGTTTCAGCCTTGTTCCCTCGGCAATTCCTGGCGGAATCGTAATCGACAGATTTTTGTTTGTTCGAACCACCCCAGTGCCAGCGCACACAGGGCAAGATCGTTCGATGATCGTACCCCGTCCGAAACAGCGAGGACAGGTTCGGTTAACAGCAAAAAAGCCCTGGGAGAACGAGATCGTTCCGCGACCATGGCAATCGGGGCAGGTCTTTGGTTTGCTCCCTTTTGCAGCCCCAGTCCCATCACAGCTTTGACACGGCTCCTCCAGGGCAACATTGATCACCTGCTTCCCGCCATTGATGGCA
Protein-coding regions in this window:
- the dnaJ gene encoding molecular chaperone DnaJ, which codes for MPKRDYYDILGVSENASDEEIKRVYRELAKKYHPDKNRGDKSAEAKFKEISEAYNVLRDPAKRKQYDQMRKYGAFAGGSTEGFGGFDFSQFWRPGASHQGRSGTFSFEDLFGFGGLGDIFGDFFDFGDRFRKSQAGRSEKGETLYHDLTIPFELAINGGKQVINVALEEPCQSCDGTGAAKGSKPKTCPDCHGRGTISFSQGFFAVNRTCPRCFGRGTIIERSCPVCAGTGVVRTNKNLSITIPPGIAEGTRLKLKGQGAAGIKDGPRGDIYITLHIAPHRFFRREGNDIYCEVPLDIIQAIKGTKIRVKTVYNQKVDLKIPPGTKDGKTFRLKGLGVKSKTGTGDQYVTIRVIRRANLTEEERKIVEQFENNGRFY